The following are encoded together in the Lagopus muta isolate bLagMut1 chromosome 7, bLagMut1 primary, whole genome shotgun sequence genome:
- the TMEM108 gene encoding transmembrane protein 108 isoform X3 yields the protein MIFSGVLLILALTEELVFSVQVLSPAVSSSQGLLMDTTTVTAMGTTPRHKDRHTAEPVPTSARAVPHPVSLAGSDASTAQTQASSPRVGEKETYHLYNQSALYSGQTRPKGKIFQIFKGNFTESSEPYLKTTLHSPFPTLRSPFTDHPFQSQTTTSSDPNGTELARTTPSDLSPHPDTSGSLREAEQGNGAERVVQKAEFATTTAGPPTDPEAVSVPFKPTHYGVWDMLSKNNSWVTLNLSTNVPLFSGPGTAPAAAGHSVQPSFDVNISSLAVEDLESTAPTQQGLVTNTTSLGSTVSTMPATGSSSSVSTAGSTATGNFLNRLVPAGTWKPGVQGNISHVTEGDKPQHRATICLSKMDIAWIILAISVPISSCSVLLTVCCMRRKKKTSNPENNLSYWNNAITMDYFNRHAVELPREIQSLETSEDHLSEPRSPANGDYRDSGMVLVNPFCQETLFVGHEQVSEI from the exons ATGATATTTTCAG GTGTTCTACTGATCTTGGCACTGACGGAAGAGCTGGTGTTTTCTGTTCAGGTACTGTCTCCTGCTGTATCCTCCTCTCAGGGCCTCCTGATGGACACTACCACTGTCACAGCCATGGGAACAACGCCTCGCCACAAGGACCGCCACACGGCAGAGCCCGTCCCCACCTCCGCTCGCGCCGTCCCCCATCCTGTCAGCCTGGCAGGGAGCGATGCTTCCACTGCTCAAACGCAGGCGAGCAGCCCTCGTGTTGGCGAAAAGGAAACGTATCATTTGTATAACCAGAGTGCTTTGTACTCAGGACAGACTCGCCCCAAAGGGAAAATATTCCAGATTTTCAAAGGCAACTTCACAGAGTCTTCAGAACCTTACCTAAAGACAACCCTGCACTCTCCCTTCCCTACCCTGAGGAGCCCTTTCACAGACCATCCCTTTCAGTCCCAGACCACAACCTCCAGTGACCCCAATGGCACAGAGTTGGCCAGAACTACGCCCTCAGACCTTTCTCCCCACCCTGACACCTCGGGAAGCCTTAGGGAAGCAGAGCAAGGGAACGGGGCCGAGCGAGttgtgcagaaagcagagttTGCCACCACAACTGCTGGACCGCCAACTGATCCCGAAGCAGTGTCGGTGCCTTTTAAACCCACTCACTATGGTGTATGGGATATGCTGAGCAAAAACAACTCTTGGGTAACCTTGAATCTCAGTACAAATGTCCCCTTGTTTTCTGGCCCTGGaactgcaccagcagcagccgGTCACTCAGTCCAGCCCAGCTTTGATGTCAACATCTCCTCCCTGGCAGTGGAGGACCTCGAGAGCACTGCTCCAACACAGCAGGGCCTGGTGACGAACACGACCTCACTGGGCAGCACTGTCTCCACCATGCCTGCCACGGGGTCGTCCAGCTCCGTGTCCACTGCTGGTTCCACTGCGACTGGAAACTTCCTCAACAGGCTGGTTCCTGCCGGGACCTGGAAACCTGGGGTGCAGGGAAATATCTCCCATGTCACTGAGGGAGACaagccccagcacagagctaCCATCTGTCTCAGCAAGATGGACATTGCCTGGATCATTCTGGCCATCAGCGTACCGATATCCTCATGTT cagttctgctgacaGTCTGCTGcatgaggagaaagaaaaagacatccAACCCAGAAAACAATCTGAGCTATTGGAATAATGCTATTACCATGGACTACTTCAACAGGCATGCTGTGGAGTTACCGAGAGAGATCCAGTCCCTGGAAACATCAGAG GACCACCTCTCTGAGCCACGCTCCCCTGCCAACGGCGACTACCGCGACAGCGGGATGGTGCTCGTGAACCCCTTCTGTCAGGAAACGCTGTTTGTGGGCCACGAGCAAGTCTCTGAGATATGA
- the TMEM108 gene encoding transmembrane protein 108 isoform X1 — translation MKRSLQVLYCQLFSVLLILALTEELVFSVQVLSPAVSSSQGLLMDTTTVTAMGTTPRHKDRHTAEPVPTSARAVPHPVSLAGSDASTAQTQASSPRVGEKETYHLYNQSALYSGQTRPKGKIFQIFKGNFTESSEPYLKTTLHSPFPTLRSPFTDHPFQSQTTTSSDPNGTELARTTPSDLSPHPDTSGSLREAEQGNGAERVVQKAEFATTTAGPPTDPEAVSVPFKPTHYGVWDMLSKNNSWVTLNLSTNVPLFSGPGTAPAAAGHSVQPSFDVNISSLAVEDLESTAPTQQGLVTNTTSLGSTVSTMPATGSSSSVSTAGSTATGNFLNRLVPAGTWKPGVQGNISHVTEGDKPQHRATICLSKMDIAWIILAISVPISSCSVLLTVCCMRRKKKTSNPENNLSYWNNAITMDYFNRHAVELPREIQSLETSEDHLSEPRSPANGDYRDSGMVLVNPFCQETLFVGHEQVSEI, via the exons GTGTTCTACTGATCTTGGCACTGACGGAAGAGCTGGTGTTTTCTGTTCAGGTACTGTCTCCTGCTGTATCCTCCTCTCAGGGCCTCCTGATGGACACTACCACTGTCACAGCCATGGGAACAACGCCTCGCCACAAGGACCGCCACACGGCAGAGCCCGTCCCCACCTCCGCTCGCGCCGTCCCCCATCCTGTCAGCCTGGCAGGGAGCGATGCTTCCACTGCTCAAACGCAGGCGAGCAGCCCTCGTGTTGGCGAAAAGGAAACGTATCATTTGTATAACCAGAGTGCTTTGTACTCAGGACAGACTCGCCCCAAAGGGAAAATATTCCAGATTTTCAAAGGCAACTTCACAGAGTCTTCAGAACCTTACCTAAAGACAACCCTGCACTCTCCCTTCCCTACCCTGAGGAGCCCTTTCACAGACCATCCCTTTCAGTCCCAGACCACAACCTCCAGTGACCCCAATGGCACAGAGTTGGCCAGAACTACGCCCTCAGACCTTTCTCCCCACCCTGACACCTCGGGAAGCCTTAGGGAAGCAGAGCAAGGGAACGGGGCCGAGCGAGttgtgcagaaagcagagttTGCCACCACAACTGCTGGACCGCCAACTGATCCCGAAGCAGTGTCGGTGCCTTTTAAACCCACTCACTATGGTGTATGGGATATGCTGAGCAAAAACAACTCTTGGGTAACCTTGAATCTCAGTACAAATGTCCCCTTGTTTTCTGGCCCTGGaactgcaccagcagcagccgGTCACTCAGTCCAGCCCAGCTTTGATGTCAACATCTCCTCCCTGGCAGTGGAGGACCTCGAGAGCACTGCTCCAACACAGCAGGGCCTGGTGACGAACACGACCTCACTGGGCAGCACTGTCTCCACCATGCCTGCCACGGGGTCGTCCAGCTCCGTGTCCACTGCTGGTTCCACTGCGACTGGAAACTTCCTCAACAGGCTGGTTCCTGCCGGGACCTGGAAACCTGGGGTGCAGGGAAATATCTCCCATGTCACTGAGGGAGACaagccccagcacagagctaCCATCTGTCTCAGCAAGATGGACATTGCCTGGATCATTCTGGCCATCAGCGTACCGATATCCTCATGTT cagttctgctgacaGTCTGCTGcatgaggagaaagaaaaagacatccAACCCAGAAAACAATCTGAGCTATTGGAATAATGCTATTACCATGGACTACTTCAACAGGCATGCTGTGGAGTTACCGAGAGAGATCCAGTCCCTGGAAACATCAGAG GACCACCTCTCTGAGCCACGCTCCCCTGCCAACGGCGACTACCGCGACAGCGGGATGGTGCTCGTGAACCCCTTCTGTCAGGAAACGCTGTTTGTGGGCCACGAGCAAGTCTCTGAGATATGA
- the TMEM108 gene encoding transmembrane protein 108 isoform X2 has protein sequence MKRSLQVLYCQLFSVLLILALTEELVFSVQVLSPAVSSSQGLLMDTTTVTAMGTTPRHKDRHTAEPVPTSARAVPHPVSLAGSDASTAQTQASSPRVGEKETYHLYNQSALYSGQTRPKGKIFQIFKGNFTESSEPYLKTTLHSPFPTLRSPFTDHPFQSQTTTSSDPNGTELARTTPSDLSPHPDTSGSLREAEQGNGAERVVQKAEFATTTAGPPTDPEAVSVPFKPTHYGVWDMLSKNNSWVTLNLSTNVPLFSGPGTAPAAAGHSVQPSFDVNISSLAVEDLESTAPTQQGLVTNTTSLGSTVSTMPATGSSSSVSTAGSTATGNFLNRLVPAGTWKPGVQGNISHVTEGDKPQHRATICLSKMDIAWIILAISVPISSCFLLTVCCMRRKKKTSNPENNLSYWNNAITMDYFNRHAVELPREIQSLETSEDHLSEPRSPANGDYRDSGMVLVNPFCQETLFVGHEQVSEI, from the exons GTGTTCTACTGATCTTGGCACTGACGGAAGAGCTGGTGTTTTCTGTTCAGGTACTGTCTCCTGCTGTATCCTCCTCTCAGGGCCTCCTGATGGACACTACCACTGTCACAGCCATGGGAACAACGCCTCGCCACAAGGACCGCCACACGGCAGAGCCCGTCCCCACCTCCGCTCGCGCCGTCCCCCATCCTGTCAGCCTGGCAGGGAGCGATGCTTCCACTGCTCAAACGCAGGCGAGCAGCCCTCGTGTTGGCGAAAAGGAAACGTATCATTTGTATAACCAGAGTGCTTTGTACTCAGGACAGACTCGCCCCAAAGGGAAAATATTCCAGATTTTCAAAGGCAACTTCACAGAGTCTTCAGAACCTTACCTAAAGACAACCCTGCACTCTCCCTTCCCTACCCTGAGGAGCCCTTTCACAGACCATCCCTTTCAGTCCCAGACCACAACCTCCAGTGACCCCAATGGCACAGAGTTGGCCAGAACTACGCCCTCAGACCTTTCTCCCCACCCTGACACCTCGGGAAGCCTTAGGGAAGCAGAGCAAGGGAACGGGGCCGAGCGAGttgtgcagaaagcagagttTGCCACCACAACTGCTGGACCGCCAACTGATCCCGAAGCAGTGTCGGTGCCTTTTAAACCCACTCACTATGGTGTATGGGATATGCTGAGCAAAAACAACTCTTGGGTAACCTTGAATCTCAGTACAAATGTCCCCTTGTTTTCTGGCCCTGGaactgcaccagcagcagccgGTCACTCAGTCCAGCCCAGCTTTGATGTCAACATCTCCTCCCTGGCAGTGGAGGACCTCGAGAGCACTGCTCCAACACAGCAGGGCCTGGTGACGAACACGACCTCACTGGGCAGCACTGTCTCCACCATGCCTGCCACGGGGTCGTCCAGCTCCGTGTCCACTGCTGGTTCCACTGCGACTGGAAACTTCCTCAACAGGCTGGTTCCTGCCGGGACCTGGAAACCTGGGGTGCAGGGAAATATCTCCCATGTCACTGAGGGAGACaagccccagcacagagctaCCATCTGTCTCAGCAAGATGGACATTGCCTGGATCATTCTGGCCATCAGCGTACCGATATCCTCATGTT ttctgctgacaGTCTGCTGcatgaggagaaagaaaaagacatccAACCCAGAAAACAATCTGAGCTATTGGAATAATGCTATTACCATGGACTACTTCAACAGGCATGCTGTGGAGTTACCGAGAGAGATCCAGTCCCTGGAAACATCAGAG GACCACCTCTCTGAGCCACGCTCCCCTGCCAACGGCGACTACCGCGACAGCGGGATGGTGCTCGTGAACCCCTTCTGTCAGGAAACGCTGTTTGTGGGCCACGAGCAAGTCTCTGAGATATGA
- the BFSP2 gene encoding phakinin isoform X1: MPLPRRRSSFLGQQAPSSATESMGGPGRRVSVGSLSRPPGVYVGAVPTGGVSSLGTRVSRRALGISSVFLQGLRSSCSAVPLATGLEKGRGLSYESLNGCLVEYIEKVRALEQVNQELEEHIRVYLDKKSSSVGSWGALRESWEAVYHQVGEAVLENARLMLHTENIQASAEDFKDRYENEQPFRKAVEDEINSLYKVIDDANLTKMDLESQIESMKEELTLLSKTHEEDVKVLYKQLAGSQLEELDVPLGSGLDNILEKIRIHWERDIEKNRAEAGALLRTKQQAEATAAVRSQEEELVEGLRTEFHETACKIQSLQAETESLRTLKRGLENSLYDAKHWHEIELQNLGSVISKLEAEMAEIKAETEQQQRDRENLLTNKQQLEKDIAAYHCLLDGEQSS; this comes from the exons ATGCCCTTGCCCAGGCGCCGGTCGTCCTTCCTGGGGCAGCAAGCCCCTTCCTCTGCCACCGAGAGCATGGGGGGCCCGGGGCGCCGGGTGAGCGTGGGCAGCCTGTCGCGGCCGCCCGGCGTCTATGTGGGTGCCGTGCCCACCGGAGGAGTGAGCAGCTTGGGCACCCGTGTGTCCCGCCGAGCGCTGGGCATCAGCAGCGTCTTCCTGCAAGGCCTGCGCAGCTCCTGCTCCGCCGTGCCCCTGGCCACGGGGCTGGAGAAGGGCAGGGGGCTCTCCTACGAGAGCCTGAACGGCTGCCTGGTGGAGTACATCGAGAAGGTGCGGGCCCTCGAGCAGGTCAACCAGGAGCTGGAAGAGCACATCCGAGTCTACCTGGACAAGAAGTCCTCCAGTGTGGGCAGCTGGGGCGCGCTGCGGGAGAGCTGGGAGGCCGTGTACCACCAG GTGGGCGAAGCAGTCCTTGAGAACGCCCGTCTCATGCTGCACACCGAGAACATTCAGGCCTCTGCTGAAGACTTTAAGGACAG GTATGAAAATGAACAGCCATTCAGAAAGGCAGTGGAAGATGAAATTAATTCCCTTTACAAAGTGATTGATGATGCTAATTTAACTAAAATGGATCTGGAGAGCCAGATAGAAAGCATGAAAGAGGAGCTAACTTTGCTGTCAAAGACTCATGAAGAA GATGTGAAGGTATTGTACAAACAGCTTGCTGGATCTCAGCTGGAAGAACTTGATGTTCCTCTGGGAAGTGGCCTGGACAACATACTGGAAAAAATCCGAATCCACTGGGAGAGAGACATTGAAAAGAATCGTGCTGAGGCAGGTGCCCTGCTTCGTACCAAG CAACAGGCTGAAGCAACAGCTGCAGTGCGAAGCCAAGAGGAAGAACTGGTAGAGGGCCTGAGAACTGAGTTCCATGAAACTGCCTGCAAAATACAGAGCTTGCAAGCTGAAACTGAGTCCTTGAGAACCTTG AAGAGGGGTCTGGAGAATTCCCTATACGATGCCAAGCACTGGCATGAGATCGAACTGCAGAACCTGGGCTCTGTCATTTCCAAGCTGGAGGCAGAGATGgcagaaatcaaagcagaaactgagcagcagcagcgggaTCGTGAGAATCTGCTGACCAACAAGCAGCAGCTAGAGAAAGACATTGCTGCATATCACTGCCTTCTGGATGGAGAGCAAAGCAG
- the BFSP2 gene encoding phakinin isoform X2 encodes MGMGFFLEIAPFSVFFCKPRIRVLYLQQERMQSHQRRKTVLWELRTTHSRHKHQIFLGSQKMTTLRRTADMVGEAVLENARLMLHTENIQASAEDFKDRYENEQPFRKAVEDEINSLYKVIDDANLTKMDLESQIESMKEELTLLSKTHEEDVKVLYKQLAGSQLEELDVPLGSGLDNILEKIRIHWERDIEKNRAEAGALLRTKQQAEATAAVRSQEEELVEGLRTEFHETACKIQSLQAETESLRTLKRGLENSLYDAKHWHEIELQNLGSVISKLEAEMAEIKAETEQQQRDRENLLTNKQQLEKDIAAYHCLLDGEQSS; translated from the exons atgGGGATGggtttctttctggagattgctccctttagtgtttttttctgcaagccTAGGATACGG GTCTTGTATCTACAGCAAGAGCGTATGCAATCccatcagagaagaaaaacagtgctcTGGGAACTGAGGACCACTCACTCAAGGCACAAGCATCAAATATTCCTTGGCTCACAGAAGATGACGACCCTGAGGAGGACTGCTGATAT GGTGGGCGAAGCAGTCCTTGAGAACGCCCGTCTCATGCTGCACACCGAGAACATTCAGGCCTCTGCTGAAGACTTTAAGGACAG GTATGAAAATGAACAGCCATTCAGAAAGGCAGTGGAAGATGAAATTAATTCCCTTTACAAAGTGATTGATGATGCTAATTTAACTAAAATGGATCTGGAGAGCCAGATAGAAAGCATGAAAGAGGAGCTAACTTTGCTGTCAAAGACTCATGAAGAA GATGTGAAGGTATTGTACAAACAGCTTGCTGGATCTCAGCTGGAAGAACTTGATGTTCCTCTGGGAAGTGGCCTGGACAACATACTGGAAAAAATCCGAATCCACTGGGAGAGAGACATTGAAAAGAATCGTGCTGAGGCAGGTGCCCTGCTTCGTACCAAG CAACAGGCTGAAGCAACAGCTGCAGTGCGAAGCCAAGAGGAAGAACTGGTAGAGGGCCTGAGAACTGAGTTCCATGAAACTGCCTGCAAAATACAGAGCTTGCAAGCTGAAACTGAGTCCTTGAGAACCTTG AAGAGGGGTCTGGAGAATTCCCTATACGATGCCAAGCACTGGCATGAGATCGAACTGCAGAACCTGGGCTCTGTCATTTCCAAGCTGGAGGCAGAGATGgcagaaatcaaagcagaaactgagcagcagcagcgggaTCGTGAGAATCTGCTGACCAACAAGCAGCAGCTAGAGAAAGACATTGCTGCATATCACTGCCTTCTGGATGGAGAGCAAAGCAG